One genomic segment of Cellulophaga sp. HaHaR_3_176 includes these proteins:
- a CDS encoding TIGR00730 family Rossman fold protein — translation MRKEQHHKGWNEIKTNDSWALFKIMGEFVNGFEKMSLIGPCVSIFGSARTKSDAKYYQLAIEIAKSIAEAGYGVITGGGPGIMEAGNKGAHIAGGTSVGLNIDLPFEQHDNPYIDSDKSLDFDYFFVRKVMFVKYSQGFVVMPGGFGTLDELFEAMTLIQTNKIEKFPIILVGTEFWEGLMDWVKDTMLKEGNISPKDLDLIKMADTKEEVVEIIDNFYKGHTHSPNF, via the coding sequence ATGAGAAAAGAACAACATCATAAAGGCTGGAATGAAATAAAAACAAATGACTCTTGGGCATTATTTAAAATAATGGGAGAATTTGTAAATGGATTTGAAAAAATGAGCCTTATTGGTCCGTGTGTATCTATTTTTGGATCTGCAAGAACCAAGTCTGATGCTAAATATTATCAATTAGCTATAGAAATTGCAAAAAGTATCGCAGAAGCTGGTTATGGTGTTATTACTGGTGGTGGACCAGGTATAATGGAAGCTGGTAATAAAGGAGCTCATATAGCAGGTGGTACATCAGTAGGTTTAAATATAGATTTACCTTTTGAACAACATGACAATCCTTATATTGATAGTGATAAGAGTTTAGATTTTGATTACTTTTTTGTTAGAAAAGTAATGTTTGTAAAATATAGCCAAGGGTTTGTTGTTATGCCTGGTGGGTTCGGAACATTAGATGAACTTTTTGAAGCAATGACTTTAATACAAACAAATAAAATTGAAAAATTTCCTATAATTTTGGTAGGTACTGAATTTTGGGAAGGCTTAATGGACTGGGTTAAAGATACCATGTTAAAAGAAGGTAATATTAGCCCGAAAGATTTAGATTTAATTAAAATGGCTGACACTAAAGAAGAGGTTGTTGAAATAATAGATAACTTTTATAAAGGTCATACGCATAGTCCTAACTTTTAA
- a CDS encoding metalloprotease, translating to MRSQHFNKITASLNGKSKTISIVQEFKFHNTSNDTLEVLHFNDWANAYSNKKTQLAKRFEEDFKRSMHLAKDSDRGYTKILSAVDDNYTGLRWGRDVDYDILTFKLNKKLAPNEYASLYLTYEVKLPPNKFTLFGYSNKNEYYLKDWYLTPAVYDGDWHLYSNKNLEDLYTGITNTDIIFDYPENLFVASNFEIEEETKFQNSTQVNLRGDYRKSCDLIITSEQNYTKHISHDIAITTDINVNKFDEISRAIAIDKVANYISNHLGAYPHSNFLVSNLDYNKDPLYGVNQLPSFVRPYENQFQFELKFLKTALNHFFNETIFLDTRKEKWVMDALVNYMMISYVEEYYPDQKLLGKLSNIWGFKNFNLAKIKFTEQYPLLYMYGARKNLDQPLTTSNDSLLKFNQKIGNRYKAGAGLSFLANYVGKENVDKSIKDFYTNYRLRSVSSNDFEEILKDNVDKDISWFLDEYVTTNERIDFKIKKVTNVNDSLLVTLKNKSGTNVPISMFGLKKDSIVSRYWFTGIDSTKTFTIPKSGEDKLVLNYDHKIPEFNERDNWKSLKGFLASNKKLKFQFFRDTEDPFYNQIFYVPTLRFNIYDGITPALRIYNKTFLDKPFLFDIAPAYAMKEKALVGSANINYRKYHNKTGFYISSYSFGYSSFHFQTDSRYTSFTPSISLGWRPDDFRSNKRSYLNLRYVNIFRSVGEEIEDLETTPDYSILNLRYGMNNNGVINYLSWSSDLQIAHNFSKVIVNLEYRKLFENNMQLNTRFYAGKFIKNNTTDTNFYSFALDRPTDYLFDYNYLGRSESSGIYSQQLVVAEGGFKSKLQNPFANDFIVTTNASVSVWRSIELYGDVGFIKNKRENARFVYDSGVRLNLVPDYFELYFPLYSNNGWEVSQPDYGQKIRFIVTLSPKTLTRLFTRKWF from the coding sequence ATGCGTTCGCAGCATTTTAATAAAATTACCGCATCTTTAAACGGTAAAAGTAAGACGATATCTATTGTTCAAGAATTTAAATTTCATAATACCTCTAATGATACATTAGAGGTATTACATTTTAATGACTGGGCTAATGCTTACAGTAATAAAAAAACTCAACTAGCAAAAAGATTTGAAGAAGATTTTAAAAGAAGTATGCATCTTGCAAAAGATAGCGATAGAGGGTATACTAAAATTTTAAGTGCTGTTGATGACAACTACACTGGTTTACGCTGGGGTAGAGATGTTGATTATGATATACTTACTTTTAAATTAAACAAAAAACTAGCTCCGAATGAGTATGCCAGCCTATATTTAACTTACGAGGTTAAATTACCACCCAATAAATTTACGCTGTTTGGCTACAGCAATAAAAATGAATACTATTTAAAAGATTGGTATTTAACACCTGCTGTCTATGATGGTGATTGGCATTTATATTCAAATAAAAATTTAGAAGATCTATATACAGGCATAACCAATACTGATATTATTTTTGATTATCCTGAAAATTTATTTGTAGCATCAAACTTTGAAATAGAGGAAGAAACAAAATTCCAAAATTCAACACAAGTAAATTTGAGAGGTGATTATAGAAAAAGTTGCGACTTAATCATTACATCAGAACAAAATTATACCAAACATATATCGCATGACATTGCTATAACTACAGATATAAATGTCAATAAATTTGATGAAATATCTAGAGCTATAGCAATAGATAAAGTAGCTAACTATATTTCAAACCATTTAGGAGCCTACCCTCATAGTAATTTTTTAGTAAGTAATTTAGACTATAATAAAGATCCGCTTTACGGTGTCAACCAACTCCCCTCTTTTGTTCGACCTTATGAAAATCAATTTCAATTTGAACTAAAATTTTTAAAAACTGCATTAAATCACTTTTTTAATGAAACTATTTTTTTAGATACCCGAAAAGAAAAATGGGTAATGGATGCATTAGTTAATTATATGATGATTTCTTATGTAGAAGAATATTATCCTGATCAAAAATTATTAGGCAAATTATCTAATATTTGGGGCTTTAAGAATTTTAACCTGGCTAAGATTAAGTTTACTGAGCAGTACCCACTACTCTATATGTACGGAGCAAGAAAAAATCTAGATCAACCATTAACAACATCTAATGATTCTCTTCTGAAATTCAATCAAAAAATAGGTAATAGATATAAGGCTGGTGCTGGGCTATCTTTTTTAGCAAATTATGTTGGCAAAGAAAATGTAGATAAAAGTATTAAAGATTTTTATACGAATTATAGGTTGCGATCTGTATCATCAAACGATTTTGAAGAAATATTGAAAGACAATGTCGATAAAGATATTTCTTGGTTTTTAGATGAATACGTTACCACTAATGAACGTATTGATTTTAAAATAAAAAAAGTCACAAATGTTAACGATTCTCTTTTAGTTACACTAAAAAATAAGAGTGGAACTAATGTACCTATTTCCATGTTTGGTTTAAAAAAGGATTCAATTGTTTCTAGATATTGGTTTACGGGTATAGATTCTACAAAAACATTTACAATTCCGAAAAGTGGAGAAGATAAACTCGTTTTAAATTACGATCATAAAATACCTGAATTTAATGAACGTGATAATTGGAAATCATTAAAAGGTTTTCTTGCTAGTAACAAAAAATTAAAATTTCAGTTCTTTAGAGATACAGAAGACCCTTTTTACAATCAAATATTTTATGTACCTACCTTACGTTTTAACATATACGATGGTATAACCCCTGCTTTACGTATTTACAATAAAACATTTTTAGATAAACCTTTTTTGTTTGACATAGCTCCTGCTTACGCTATGAAAGAAAAAGCATTAGTAGGCTCAGCAAATATTAACTATAGAAAATACCATAATAAAACAGGTTTTTATATTTCTAGTTATTCATTTGGTTATTCGTCATTTCACTTTCAAACTGATTCTCGTTATACATCATTTACACCTTCAATCAGTCTTGGTTGGCGTCCTGATGATTTTAGATCAAATAAAAGAAGTTATTTAAATTTAAGATATGTAAACATTTTTAGATCTGTTGGAGAAGAAATTGAAGACTTAGAAACAACGCCCGATTATAGTATTTTAAATTTAAGATACGGAATGAATAATAACGGTGTTATCAATTATTTATCGTGGTCTTCAGATTTACAAATAGCTCATAATTTCAGTAAAGTAATCGTAAATTTAGAATACAGAAAATTATTTGAAAATAACATGCAGTTAAATACTCGTTTTTACGCGGGTAAATTCATAAAAAATAATACAACTGACACTAACTTTTATAGTTTTGCTTTAGACAGACCTACAGATTATTTATTTGATTATAATTATTTAGGTAGGTCTGAATCGTCAGGTATTTATAGTCAACAATTAGTAGTCGCAGAAGGTGGTTTTAAGTCTAAATTACAAAATCCTTTTGCTAACGATTTTATAGTAACAACAAACGCAAGTGTTAGCGTATGGCGATCTATAGAATTATATGGCGATGTTGGTTTTATAAAAAATAAAAGAGAAAATGCACGTTTTGTTTATGACTCAGGGGTTCGACTTAACCTAGTCCCTGATTATTTTGAACTGTACTTTCCTTTATACTCTAATAATGGTTGGGAAGTTTCTCAGCCTGATTATGGACAAAAAATACGATTTATTGTAACTTTAAGTCCTAAAACACTTACCCGACTATTTACTAGAAAATGGTTCTAA